DNA sequence from the Candidatus Caldatribacterium sp. genome:
GCCGCCCGGTGCATCTGGGAAAAAGGCCCCCGGTACGTCCTCGTCAAAGGAGGACACCTCCCTGGAGAGGAGGCAACGGATGTTCTCTTCGATGGGGAACGTTGCATGTACTTTCCCGGTCCCCGTATTGCGACTCTCCATACCCATGGGACAGGGTGCACGTACTCGGCAGCTCTGTGTGCGCTTTTGGCCTTGGGTTACGAGATAAAGGAAGCCGTTGCACGCGCAAAAGAGTACATGACGATTGTTATCACCCACGCTCTGCCCCTTGGGGGAGGGTTTGGTCCGACGAATCATCTTGCTCCTCTCTTCCTGAAAGCTGGTCTTAATCCTCAGGAAGGTGGGCAGTGCTGGTGAAGGTTCGAATTGGTACTTCAGGATGGATGTACGACCACTGGAGGGGTGTTCTGTACCCACCTGAGCTTCCCAAAAAAGACTGGCTTCCTTTTTACGCCCAGATCTTTGATACCGTCGAGGTCAACGCCTCTTTCTACCACCTTCCCAAGGAGGAGACCTTTAAGAGATGGTACCACGAAACCCCTCCCAACTTTCTCTTCGCGGTAAAGGCGAGTAGGTACATCACCCACGTAAAGAAACTCAGGGACGTCTCAGAGGCGTTGCTCCTCTTCTACAGGCGAGTGGAGCTCTTAAAGGAAAAGTGCGGACCCCTCCTCTTTCAGTTTCCTCCTCGCCTTTCCTTCTTCCGGGAAACCATGGAGGCTTTCCTCCGGGAACTTTCCCCATCCTTCCGGTACGTCTTTGAGTTCCGTCATCCGAGTTTCTTCTGCGAAGAGCTCTACGAACTCCTGAGGACTCGTGGTATTGCTCTCTGTTTCGCCGACACCCCCTTTTTCCCTTATGCTGAAGTTACGACAGCTCCATTTGTGTACCTCCGTCTCCATGGTTCCCAGAGTCTCTACACGCACCGCTACAGTGATGAGGAGCTTCTGTCCTGGGCGGAGAAAATCAAGAGGTGGCAGGAAAAACACGACGTGTACTGCTACTTCGATAACGACTATAGGGGATTTGCTGTAGAGAATGCCTTAACGCTTCGGGGAGCACTTGGGCTTTCTAATCCCTCAGGCGGGTTGTGATGGTTTCCACTCCCCTCCTGAGAGTATTCATGATTGTGCAGGCCCGTTCGCCTGCAGTAAGAAGCCGCTCCTTTTCAGAGCGGGTGAGGTTTCCAAGGAATTCGACCTCCATGGTGATGCTCGAGATACGTGAAGGGGCGGAGGCTACTTCTCCCTCAAGGTGAACGATAACCTGCTCCAGGGGGAGGTTTTTGGTTTTGGCGTACGAGAATACCGTTCCTGCAAAACAACTCCCCAAGGCAGCAAGAACGTACTCCGTGGGCCAGTGGCCGATACCGCTTTCGGCACCGCTACTCTTGAAGGGAACAACGTCTTCCCCAATGCGAGCTTCAATTTTCCCCCATTGGGCGATGAGTTCAACGCGAGCCATCTCTATCACCTCGGCTTGAGTATTCCTTTGAGGTACTGTAACATG
Encoded proteins:
- a CDS encoding OsmC family protein, with the protein product MARVELIAQWGKIEARIGEDVVPFKSSGAESGIGHWPTEYVLAALGSCFAGTVFSYAKTKNLPLEQVIVHLEGEVASAPSRISSITMEVEFLGNLTRSEKERLLTAGERACTIMNTLRRGVETITTRLRD
- a CDS encoding DUF72 domain-containing protein, with protein sequence MLVKVRIGTSGWMYDHWRGVLYPPELPKKDWLPFYAQIFDTVEVNASFYHLPKEETFKRWYHETPPNFLFAVKASRYITHVKKLRDVSEALLLFYRRVELLKEKCGPLLFQFPPRLSFFRETMEAFLRELSPSFRYVFEFRHPSFFCEELYELLRTRGIALCFADTPFFPYAEVTTAPFVYLRLHGSQSLYTHRYSDEELLSWAEKIKRWQEKHDVYCYFDNDYRGFAVENALTLRGALGLSNPSGGL